The following coding sequences lie in one Saccharomonospora amisosensis genomic window:
- a CDS encoding DUF6880 family protein produces MNLRSDLRSFLHSLDKETLADLLCEQADRDADLRKRLHAMAGGATDGELAEVSDLLDDAVRAAESVQIASVLDTLRRLLDAGTQADVAPLARHAVDRIIAALADVDDSAGGMRDQLERAVSLYARACAAHPPQPRQLAEWIVRVAFDSPGWPQIRLPEFAQALGTDGIELVRSAVDTVLAEADPEKSTDRGGTAQRLRLEIAEITGDVDTVVRLLSEQLPRLDISLRIVRVLRAAGRHAEAIAHAAQALGNDGAARRGPVVDALERASSRQPAELVRDLLAEDRADEAWRAAGQHPAGDLIPVYRSHVEALIQQRDAENYARAASQLRRLRMLHKRAGTAEEFSEYLAELVQTHKRKRRLLAEIRRARIALPKVARQ; encoded by the coding sequence GTGAACCTCCGATCGGACCTGCGTTCGTTCCTCCATTCGCTAGACAAGGAGACGCTGGCCGACCTCCTGTGCGAGCAGGCCGACCGTGACGCCGACCTGCGCAAGCGGCTGCATGCGATGGCAGGCGGTGCCACCGATGGAGAGTTGGCCGAGGTCAGCGACCTGCTCGACGACGCGGTGCGTGCCGCCGAGTCGGTGCAGATCGCCTCTGTGCTCGACACGCTGCGCCGGCTGCTCGACGCGGGCACGCAGGCCGACGTCGCGCCGCTGGCAAGACACGCGGTCGACCGGATAATCGCGGCGCTCGCCGATGTGGACGACTCGGCGGGCGGTATGCGGGACCAGTTGGAGAGAGCGGTCTCGCTGTACGCCAGGGCCTGCGCCGCGCACCCACCGCAGCCGAGACAACTGGCGGAGTGGATAGTTCGGGTCGCGTTCGACAGTCCGGGGTGGCCGCAGATCCGGCTGCCGGAGTTCGCCCAGGCACTTGGCACCGACGGAATCGAGCTGGTCAGGTCCGCTGTGGACACCGTGCTGGCGGAGGCCGATCCCGAGAAGTCCACCGACAGGGGCGGGACGGCGCAGCGGCTTCGGTTGGAGATCGCCGAGATCACCGGCGATGTCGACACCGTGGTGCGGCTGCTTTCGGAGCAACTGCCGCGGCTGGACATCAGCCTCAGGATCGTACGGGTGTTGCGCGCGGCAGGCAGGCACGCGGAGGCGATCGCGCACGCCGCGCAGGCACTCGGCAACGACGGAGCGGCGCGTCGAGGCCCCGTTGTCGACGCGCTGGAACGCGCCAGCTCCCGGCAGCCTGCCGAGCTGGTGCGCGATCTGCTCGCCGAAGACAGGGCCGACGAGGCATGGCGAGCGGCAGGGCAACACCCGGCGGGCGACCTCATCCCCGTCTACCGAAGCCATGTGGAGGCGCTGATCCAGCAGCGGGACGCGGAGAACTACGCGCGGGCGGCGAGCCAGCTACGCAGGTTGCGAATGCTGCACAAGCGCGCGGGAACCGCGGAGGAGTTCAGCGAGTACCTTGCCGAGCTGGTCCAGACCCACAAGCGCAAGCGCAGGCTGCTCGCCGAGATCCGCAGGGCGAGGATCGCGCTGCCGAAGGTGGCAAGGCAATGA
- a CDS encoding metallopeptidase family protein: MAVEMSDARFEELVADALDQLPPEFASAMDNVVVLVEDRNESEPDILGLYHGVALTERGHDYGGVLPDRISIYREPILGICDTEDDVVEEVLITVVHEVAHHFGIDDARLHELGWG; the protein is encoded by the coding sequence GTGGCCGTGGAGATGAGCGACGCCCGGTTCGAGGAACTGGTGGCCGACGCCCTGGACCAACTGCCGCCGGAGTTCGCCTCCGCCATGGACAACGTCGTGGTACTCGTGGAGGACCGCAACGAGTCCGAGCCCGACATCCTCGGGCTCTACCACGGCGTCGCGCTGACCGAGCGCGGTCACGACTACGGCGGGGTGCTGCCCGACCGAATCTCCATCTACCGCGAACCCATACTCGGCATATGCGACACCGAGGACGACGTGGTGGAGGAGGTGCTGATCACCGTGGTCCACGAGGTGGCACATCACTTCGGCATCGACGACGCGCGGCTGCACGAACTCGGCTGGGGATAG
- a CDS encoding DUF4232 domain-containing protein: MTMKRVGSPVVALVATGVAVVLGLAGCGGGSQNTAGSAQSPVQSRPSEAQRTTQAPPTGEAEKDPTTSESVRGSGMPPQGEPALCRSAELALSLGRGSAAAGTYYRPLRFTNEGDNPCVLRGFPGVSYVAGEDGHQVGPAAEREGPKGGPVSLEPGEAAHAVVGFVQVRNYDPAACEPTPVRGLRVYPPGETAAKYVEVPGTGCAGGDIPGHQLTVRTVEPGSGGS; encoded by the coding sequence ATGACCATGAAGCGCGTCGGGAGCCCGGTCGTGGCGCTGGTCGCCACCGGCGTGGCCGTGGTGCTCGGCCTCGCAGGCTGTGGTGGCGGCTCCCAGAACACGGCGGGTTCGGCGCAGTCGCCAGTTCAGTCGCGGCCGAGCGAGGCCCAACGCACCACACAGGCACCGCCGACGGGTGAAGCCGAGAAGGACCCAACGACCAGTGAGTCGGTGCGGGGAAGTGGCATGCCCCCGCAGGGCGAGCCCGCACTGTGCCGGTCGGCGGAGCTGGCACTTTCGCTGGGGCGGGGTTCCGCCGCGGCCGGTACGTACTACCGGCCGCTGCGGTTCACCAACGAGGGCGACAACCCGTGCGTGTTGCGGGGCTTCCCCGGTGTCTCCTACGTCGCGGGGGAGGACGGCCATCAGGTGGGCCCCGCAGCGGAGCGGGAAGGGCCCAAGGGTGGTCCGGTCTCGCTCGAACCGGGCGAGGCCGCCCACGCCGTGGTGGGGTTCGTGCAGGTTCGCAACTACGACCCGGCCGCGTGTGAGCCGACACCGGTCCGCGGGCTGCGCGTGTATCCACCAGGAGAGACCGCCGCCAAGTACGTCGAGGTACCAGGCACCGGCTGTGCGGGCGGGGACATCCCCGGCCACCAGTTGACCGTGCGCACTGTCGAGCCCGGCTCCGGCGGCTCCTGA
- a CDS encoding MFS transporter: protein MRRLRGGLGWLLASSAAGNLGDGIAKVAFPLLAATLTRDPVLIAGLAAAQFLPWLLLALPTGVLLDRVDRRTAIVLANIVRAVAVAATGVLVHLGLASIWVVYAAALVVGAAETVADSATNVLIPDVVRGKGLSRANSMLQGTEIVGQTFVGGPVGSVTFAVFAAFPFLLNSGAFALGAALLLAMAGSYRPPARETPVSGVRADVASGFRWLRGNPVLLRLLAVAGLLSFTTELAQAQLVLYALQDLGLDEAAFGVFAFVGGVGGLAGAAAATRLLDRVGRRGVLAGGIAVSGAAFTAMGASEEAVLSGVLFGVFAAAIVTVNVMLATARHVLVPNELLGRVLGVWRTVVWGAIPAGALLGGVLTDALGSSSATFVVSGLSQLALATAAALAVRG from the coding sequence ATGCGTCGGCTGCGCGGCGGGTTGGGCTGGCTGCTCGCCTCGAGCGCGGCGGGCAACCTCGGTGACGGCATCGCCAAGGTGGCATTCCCACTGCTGGCTGCCACCTTGACAAGGGACCCGGTGCTGATCGCGGGGCTCGCCGCCGCCCAGTTCCTGCCGTGGCTGCTGCTGGCGTTACCGACCGGCGTGCTGCTGGACCGGGTCGACAGGCGGACGGCGATCGTGCTCGCCAACATCGTACGGGCGGTCGCGGTGGCCGCCACCGGCGTGCTCGTGCATCTCGGGCTGGCTTCGATCTGGGTGGTGTACGCGGCCGCGCTGGTGGTCGGCGCCGCCGAGACGGTCGCCGACAGCGCGACGAACGTGCTGATCCCCGATGTGGTGCGGGGAAAGGGGCTGTCGCGGGCCAACAGCATGCTGCAGGGCACCGAGATCGTCGGGCAGACGTTCGTGGGCGGGCCCGTGGGCAGCGTGACGTTCGCGGTGTTCGCCGCGTTCCCGTTCCTGCTCAACTCCGGGGCGTTCGCACTGGGTGCGGCACTGTTGCTGGCGATGGCGGGTAGCTACCGGCCGCCCGCGCGTGAGACCCCGGTTTCCGGCGTGCGTGCTGATGTCGCGAGCGGGTTTCGCTGGCTGCGCGGCAACCCGGTGCTGCTCAGGCTGCTGGCCGTCGCGGGACTGCTCAGCTTCACCACCGAGCTGGCGCAGGCACAGCTCGTGCTCTACGCCTTGCAGGACCTCGGTCTGGACGAGGCCGCCTTCGGGGTGTTCGCCTTCGTGGGCGGAGTCGGCGGGCTCGCCGGCGCGGCGGCGGCCACCCGCCTGCTCGACAGGGTCGGCAGGCGCGGTGTGCTCGCGGGTGGCATCGCGGTGTCGGGCGCGGCGTTCACAGCCATGGGGGCCAGCGAGGAGGCTGTGCTTTCCGGCGTGCTGTTCGGCGTGTTCGCGGCAGCGATCGTGACCGTCAACGTCATGCTCGCGACGGCGAGGCACGTGCTGGTGCCGAACGAGCTGCTCGGCAGGGTGCTCGGGGTGTGGCGAACCGTGGTCTGGGGCGCCATCCCTGCCGGCGCGTTGCTCGGCGGTGTGCTCACCGACGCACTAGGGAGCTCAAGCGCGACGTTCGTGGTGTCGGGGTTGTCGCAGCTCGCCCTCGCCACGGCCGCGGCGCTGGCTGTGCGCGGTTGA
- a CDS encoding alpha/beta hydrolase codes for MRRRWLIGLVVVGTIVAVVFGGAFAFQRKLIYLPSGGQPPSAAEVLPGGRDVAFTTEDGLRLAAWYFPVPGATATVLVAPGNAGNRSVRVPLARALTGDGLSVLLLDYRGYGGNPGNPTEEGLKLDARAAWRFLVREAGVSPGDLVYFGESLGAAVVSELAVRHPPKALVLRSPFTDLAAVARRHYPFLPMRWLLLDTFPVVDYVSRVRAPVTVVYGTADSIVPAEQSAAVADAAGAAVVEVPGADHNDMALLDGRRLIDAIVEQAVRPR; via the coding sequence ATGCGGCGGCGGTGGTTGATCGGCCTCGTTGTGGTCGGCACGATCGTCGCCGTGGTGTTCGGCGGCGCGTTCGCGTTCCAGCGGAAACTGATCTACCTGCCTTCCGGCGGTCAGCCGCCCAGTGCGGCCGAGGTACTGCCGGGCGGTCGCGACGTCGCGTTCACCACCGAGGACGGCCTACGGTTGGCCGCCTGGTACTTCCCGGTGCCCGGTGCCACCGCGACCGTACTGGTGGCGCCGGGCAACGCCGGGAACCGCTCGGTGCGGGTACCGCTCGCGCGGGCGCTCACCGGCGACGGCCTCTCGGTGCTGCTGCTCGACTACCGCGGCTACGGGGGTAACCCGGGAAACCCCACCGAAGAGGGCTTGAAACTCGACGCGCGTGCCGCGTGGCGCTTCCTCGTGCGAGAAGCCGGTGTGTCGCCCGGCGACCTGGTGTACTTCGGGGAAAGTCTCGGCGCCGCCGTCGTCAGCGAACTCGCCGTGCGACATCCACCCAAGGCGCTGGTGCTGCGTTCGCCGTTCACCGACCTGGCCGCTGTCGCGCGGCGGCACTACCCATTCCTGCCGATGCGCTGGCTGCTGCTCGACACCTTTCCCGTCGTCGACTACGTCTCACGGGTACGGGCACCGGTGACCGTGGTGTACGGAACCGCCGACTCCATCGTCCCCGCCGAGCAGAGCGCAGCCGTGGCCGATGCGGCAGGCGCCGCCGTGGTGGAGGTACCCGGTGCCGACCACAACGACATGGCGCTGCTGGACGGCCGCCGGTTGATCGACGCGATCGTCGAACAAGCGGTCCGGCCACGATGA
- a CDS encoding AfsR/SARP family transcriptional regulator codes for MDKATRRVLVSVLGPPCVRRRDHDEPIADPALRVVLATLLVNANQPVSESELIAAAWAGTEKPANPHDSLYTRISRLRTLLAPDGDVTWSPAGYVLRIDPQRIDAVYFEWLIETARWSDPAGAVELLTGALTMWRGEPLPQLRDAGLDHPEAVRLKQLRLRAVEDLAIRELQLGDPVRAAQRLLALLEVQPHRERACGYAMWALHGIGRTADAARQYELLRDRLATELGAEPGSELRCTYHAVTGSPPPRLRGTAAPPASGFVGRQPELARLTAMLRRDGIVTVVGRPGAGKTRLALEAVSVVADPVAVVPLTDQDGDTVALAVAAALGVQTDGDGESAAAAVTEYLIGRRQVLVLDGCEHVLYAVRGLLRRIQWRCHAVTVLATSRVRLGLGGEQVLALGPLPVDPATDPLASPAGQLFLERAGEAGTGFPATQAEAELARAVLRGLDCLPLSVELLAARLASREGQPPAQWPPDIAEWCYEDSGNAERDLLAALAVFHRDFDLASCRAVVTDGGDVESLLRRLTGARLLTTDGTAAQARYRLPDQLRRIAATRLSGSDHEPKVRERHARWCRETVVAATRRAAEDFPSAAWSVHKAATDIAGALRWAEVEDPPLAADVTGHLGLLSPYRCEPGLLAWRLRVARTDTEHALAVASGAGAAVHLGHVEEALRLATKAAESATTTEERYLALHSLASARLLWGDPVGAAASCAELTAVPDLTERCRVDALALSALAAARKGSHDEARRTAADAVGLAEASGAADRLAFARYVEGEVRVRTDTAAGAAILRTARAQAVAAGAAVVNRWATTTLAAALVRLGRVPEAAKLLQEALWHCRRARVLPDTVAAVGVAADLLTAAGDRQAAQRLRSEPPPGDHLAAAEVADGAARAIAVWFGTWQP; via the coding sequence ATGGACAAGGCGACGCGCCGGGTACTCGTGAGCGTTCTCGGCCCCCCATGTGTCCGCAGGCGTGACCACGACGAACCGATCGCCGACCCGGCGCTTCGGGTGGTGCTGGCGACACTGCTGGTCAACGCCAACCAGCCGGTCTCCGAATCGGAACTGATCGCGGCCGCGTGGGCGGGCACCGAGAAACCGGCCAACCCGCACGATTCGCTCTACACCCGGATCTCCAGGCTGCGCACGTTGCTGGCACCGGACGGCGACGTAACCTGGTCACCCGCCGGGTACGTGCTGCGCATCGACCCGCAACGCATCGACGCGGTGTACTTCGAGTGGCTCATCGAGACCGCGCGCTGGTCCGACCCCGCCGGGGCCGTCGAACTGCTCACCGGCGCGCTCACGATGTGGCGGGGCGAGCCACTGCCACAACTACGCGACGCAGGCCTGGACCACCCGGAGGCGGTCCGGCTGAAGCAACTCCGGTTGCGCGCCGTCGAGGACCTGGCGATCAGGGAACTGCAACTCGGCGACCCGGTGCGGGCGGCACAGCGGCTGCTCGCGCTGCTTGAGGTGCAGCCGCACCGGGAACGCGCCTGCGGTTACGCGATGTGGGCGCTGCACGGCATCGGCAGGACGGCGGATGCCGCCAGGCAGTACGAGCTGCTGCGCGATCGGCTCGCCACCGAACTGGGCGCCGAACCCGGCAGCGAGCTGCGGTGCACCTACCACGCCGTTACGGGAAGCCCACCGCCACGCCTGCGTGGTACCGCGGCACCACCGGCGAGCGGTTTCGTGGGCAGGCAACCCGAGCTCGCCCGGCTGACCGCGATGCTGCGACGCGACGGGATCGTGACCGTGGTGGGCAGGCCTGGGGCAGGCAAGACCCGGCTGGCGCTGGAAGCGGTCTCCGTTGTGGCCGATCCGGTCGCCGTGGTCCCGTTGACGGACCAGGACGGCGACACCGTCGCACTCGCAGTGGCCGCGGCGCTCGGAGTGCAAACCGACGGCGACGGGGAGTCCGCTGCCGCTGCCGTTACCGAGTACCTCATCGGCAGGCGGCAGGTGCTCGTACTGGACGGCTGCGAGCACGTGCTCTACGCCGTGCGGGGCCTGCTAAGGCGCATCCAGTGGCGCTGCCACGCCGTGACGGTCCTTGCCACCAGCCGGGTCCGGCTCGGTCTCGGCGGTGAGCAGGTGCTTGCGCTCGGGCCACTGCCCGTCGACCCGGCGACCGACCCGCTCGCCTCGCCCGCGGGCCAACTCTTCCTTGAGCGGGCAGGGGAAGCCGGCACCGGTTTTCCCGCCACGCAGGCCGAAGCCGAACTCGCCCGCGCGGTGTTGCGTGGCCTGGACTGCCTTCCACTATCGGTTGAGTTGCTGGCGGCACGGCTCGCCTCCCGCGAAGGGCAGCCACCTGCACAGTGGCCGCCCGACATCGCCGAGTGGTGCTACGAGGACTCGGGCAACGCCGAACGGGACCTGCTGGCCGCCCTGGCCGTGTTCCACAGGGACTTCGATCTCGCCTCCTGCCGAGCCGTTGTAACCGATGGTGGCGACGTCGAAAGTCTGCTGCGGCGCCTCACCGGAGCGCGGCTGCTGACCACCGACGGCACAGCGGCGCAGGCGCGATACCGGCTGCCGGACCAGCTTCGGCGGATCGCGGCGACGCGACTGTCCGGTTCGGACCACGAACCCAAGGTGCGCGAGCGGCACGCCCGCTGGTGCCGCGAAACCGTCGTGGCCGCCACTCGCCGCGCCGCTGAGGACTTCCCTTCCGCCGCGTGGAGCGTGCACAAGGCGGCCACCGACATCGCGGGCGCGCTGCGTTGGGCGGAAGTCGAGGACCCGCCGCTGGCCGCCGATGTGACCGGCCACCTCGGGCTGCTTTCGCCGTACCGCTGCGAGCCCGGCCTGCTCGCCTGGCGGCTGCGGGTGGCGCGCACCGACACTGAGCACGCGTTGGCTGTGGCTTCGGGTGCGGGGGCGGCCGTGCACCTCGGCCACGTCGAGGAAGCGTTGCGGCTGGCCACGAAGGCCGCGGAGTCGGCGACCACTACCGAGGAGCGCTACCTGGCACTGCACTCGCTGGCGAGCGCGCGGCTGCTATGGGGCGATCCTGTCGGGGCTGCCGCCAGCTGTGCGGAGCTCACGGCCGTGCCCGACCTGACCGAGCGCTGCCGGGTCGACGCACTGGCCCTGTCCGCACTTGCCGCGGCACGCAAGGGCAGCCACGACGAGGCACGGCGCACCGCCGCCGACGCGGTCGGATTGGCGGAAGCGTCCGGCGCGGCCGACCGGCTCGCGTTCGCCCGCTACGTCGAGGGCGAAGTGCGGGTGCGCACCGACACCGCGGCGGGTGCCGCCATCCTGCGAACCGCTCGGGCGCAGGCCGTGGCGGCGGGTGCCGCCGTGGTGAACCGCTGGGCGACGACAACGCTTGCGGCCGCGCTGGTCCGGCTGGGCAGGGTGCCGGAAGCGGCGAAGCTGCTGCAGGAGGCGCTCTGGCACTGCAGGCGTGCCCGTGTGCTGCCCGACACCGTCGCAGCCGTCGGCGTCGCGGCCGACCTGCTAACCGCCGCGGGTGACCGGCAAGCGGCGCAGCGGCTTCGCTCCGAGCCTCCGCCCGGCGATCACCTCGCGGCGGCCGAGGTCGCCGACGGGGCCGCCCGCGCGATCGCGGTTTGGTTCGGCACCTGGCAACCGTGA
- a CDS encoding macro domain-containing protein → MTAESGTQARNGSGTAATPPHLPELVLCAVDEPLARAWQTVRDTVSGSVHVHHGSVLDVAAQAVVSPANSYGWMRGGIDAVYARAFPGIEQQVRSTVLAYHGGELPIGEAVVVPTGEVAPEWLISAPTMRQPGERLPEDSVHPYLAARAVFQLWREGRFEHGVQISEAVQTIAMPGLGTGVGGIPPMTCARQVAAAWTEVFERG, encoded by the coding sequence GTGACCGCCGAATCAGGCACGCAGGCACGAAACGGGTCCGGCACGGCAGCCACTCCACCGCACCTGCCAGAGTTGGTGTTGTGCGCGGTCGACGAGCCGCTGGCGAGAGCTTGGCAGACGGTACGCGACACGGTTTCGGGTTCGGTGCACGTGCACCATGGATCGGTACTCGACGTGGCCGCGCAGGCGGTGGTGAGCCCGGCGAACTCCTACGGTTGGATGCGCGGCGGCATCGACGCCGTCTACGCCAGGGCGTTCCCCGGCATCGAACAGCAGGTGCGCAGCACCGTGCTTGCCTACCACGGCGGCGAGTTGCCGATCGGGGAGGCGGTAGTGGTGCCGACCGGCGAGGTGGCCCCGGAGTGGCTGATCAGTGCGCCAACGATGCGGCAGCCGGGTGAACGGTTGCCGGAGGACTCCGTGCATCCCTATCTCGCCGCGCGAGCGGTCTTCCAGCTTTGGCGCGAAGGCAGGTTCGAACACGGCGTCCAGATCAGCGAGGCCGTGCAGACCATCGCCATGCCCGGCCTCGGCACCGGTGTGGGTGGTATCCCGCCCATGACGTGCGCCCGGCAGGTCGCTGCCGCGTGGACCGAGGTCTTCGAACGCGGCTGA
- the pheA gene encoding prephenate dehydratase: protein MSRIAYFGPQGTFTEQAARRLAADDELFPVETISAALTAVRKGEAAGACVPVENSVEGAVTATLDGLAEDAPLVAVAEELLAVHFSVLTRDDVDTVRTVASHPHALAQVRQWLAANLPQARTVVASSTAAAAVAVQRGEYDAAVAAPVAVEHYPLRVLATGVADVPDARTRFLLLRPPGTLPGPTGHDRTSIVAAAANRTGALAELLTELAFRGINLTRLDARPIKGNFGLYRFFIDFEGHVIEPRIGDALAALRRRCNNVRFLGSHPRADGVAATIEQGAANQDFVNAADWVAAVRRGELA from the coding sequence GTGTCACGGATCGCCTACTTCGGACCCCAGGGAACCTTCACCGAGCAGGCCGCGCGCCGACTGGCAGCCGACGATGAGCTGTTCCCGGTGGAGACGATCTCGGCAGCGCTGACAGCCGTCCGTAAGGGCGAGGCCGCCGGTGCCTGCGTGCCGGTCGAGAACTCGGTGGAGGGCGCCGTCACCGCGACGCTCGACGGGCTCGCCGAGGACGCCCCACTCGTGGCCGTCGCGGAGGAGTTGCTTGCCGTGCACTTCAGCGTGCTCACCCGCGACGACGTCGACACGGTACGCACGGTCGCCAGCCACCCCCACGCCCTTGCTCAGGTCAGGCAGTGGCTCGCGGCCAACCTTCCGCAGGCCCGCACCGTCGTCGCGTCGTCAACGGCGGCGGCCGCCGTGGCCGTGCAACGAGGGGAGTACGACGCCGCTGTCGCCGCTCCGGTTGCCGTCGAGCACTATCCACTGCGCGTACTTGCCACCGGTGTCGCCGACGTGCCCGACGCAAGGACGCGTTTCCTGCTGCTGCGCCCGCCGGGCACGCTGCCAGGGCCGACCGGCCACGACCGCACCTCGATCGTGGCCGCGGCGGCCAACCGCACCGGCGCGCTCGCCGAACTGCTCACCGAGTTGGCGTTTCGCGGCATCAACCTCACGCGTCTGGACGCGCGCCCGATCAAAGGCAACTTCGGTCTCTACCGGTTCTTCATCGACTTCGAGGGGCATGTCATCGAACCGAGGATCGGCGACGCGCTCGCCGCGCTTCGCCGCCGCTGCAACAACGTCCGCTTTCTCGGCTCGCACCCGAGGGCGGACGGGGTGGCCGCGACCATCGAGCAAGGAGCGGCCAACCAGGACTTCGTGAACGCGGCAGACTGGGTCGCCGCCGTGAGAAGGGGAGAACTGGCGTGA
- a CDS encoding histidine phosphatase family protein, giving the protein MRLYLVRHAQSTANVLRTLNTALPGPPLTDLGRQQAQALAQRLGDEPVAAVYASHATRAQQTAQPLAAALSMEVNPLDGVHEVNVGDLEDRGDPEAIETYFKVVHPWTQGDLSPSMPGGESGHEVRERFLGAVERLRGLHAERHADGVVVVVSHGGAIRLGAEWMSRNVTSEVADKGLLPNTGIVRLEALPDGGWHCHDWAGMTLG; this is encoded by the coding sequence GTGAGGCTCTACCTGGTCCGGCATGCGCAGAGCACCGCCAACGTGCTGCGGACGCTGAACACCGCGCTACCGGGCCCACCGCTGACCGACCTCGGCAGGCAGCAGGCGCAGGCACTGGCGCAGCGGCTGGGTGACGAGCCGGTCGCGGCCGTCTACGCATCGCACGCGACGCGGGCCCAGCAGACCGCCCAGCCACTGGCCGCGGCGTTGTCGATGGAGGTAAACCCACTGGACGGGGTGCACGAGGTGAACGTCGGCGATCTGGAGGATCGCGGCGACCCAGAGGCGATCGAAACCTATTTCAAGGTCGTGCACCCGTGGACCCAGGGCGACCTCAGCCCCTCCATGCCGGGCGGGGAGAGCGGGCACGAGGTGCGCGAGCGGTTCCTCGGTGCGGTCGAACGGCTGCGCGGTCTGCACGCGGAGCGGCACGCCGACGGGGTTGTCGTCGTGGTCAGTCACGGTGGCGCGATCCGGCTGGGTGCCGAATGGATGTCGCGCAACGTCACCTCGGAGGTCGCGGACAAGGGCCTGCTGCCGAACACCGGGATCGTGCGGCTGGAGGCGTTGCCCGACGGTGGCTGGCACTGCCACGACTGGGCCGGCATGACGCTGGGTTGA
- the coaA gene encoding type I pantothenate kinase, protein MPRVRELSPYVELQRDQWRELRRSTPLPLTADELVRLRGLGEKIDLTEVAEVYLPLSRLINLQVAARQQLYEATTTFLGDDAHGTKVPFVIGIAGSVAVGKSTTARILRTLLARWPDHPRVDLVTTDGFLHPRAELVRRGIMHRKGFPESYDRRALLRFVTDVKSGAEEVRAPVYSHLAYDILPGEEQVVRRPDILILEGLNVLQPGPRLTVSDLFDFSIYVDAHTADIEQWYVERFLELRHTAFADPNSHFHHFASLPDDEARTEARHLWKTINEPNLIENIRPTRPRATLVLRKDADHAINRVRLRKL, encoded by the coding sequence ATGCCACGGGTCCGTGAGCTGAGCCCCTATGTCGAGCTGCAGCGTGATCAGTGGCGTGAGTTGCGCCGCTCCACCCCGCTGCCGCTCACCGCAGACGAACTGGTGCGGCTGAGAGGGCTCGGCGAGAAGATCGACCTCACCGAGGTCGCCGAGGTGTACCTGCCGCTCTCGCGACTCATCAACCTGCAGGTGGCGGCGCGGCAGCAGCTGTACGAGGCGACCACGACGTTCCTCGGCGACGACGCCCACGGCACCAAGGTGCCGTTCGTCATCGGCATCGCGGGCAGCGTCGCGGTCGGCAAGTCCACTACCGCCCGCATCCTGCGTACCCTGCTTGCCCGCTGGCCGGACCATCCCCGAGTGGACCTTGTCACCACTGACGGCTTCCTGCACCCCCGTGCTGAGCTGGTGCGCAGGGGGATCATGCACAGGAAGGGCTTCCCGGAGAGCTACGACCGCAGGGCGCTGCTGCGGTTCGTCACCGACGTGAAGTCCGGCGCCGAGGAGGTTCGTGCACCCGTCTACTCACACCTGGCCTACGACATCCTTCCCGGCGAGGAGCAGGTGGTGCGCAGGCCGGACATCCTGATCCTGGAGGGCCTCAACGTGCTGCAACCCGGCCCCCGGCTGACGGTGTCGGACCTGTTCGACTTCTCGATCTACGTCGACGCGCACACCGCGGACATCGAGCAGTGGTATGTGGAGCGGTTCCTCGAGTTGCGGCACACCGCGTTCGCCGACCCCAACTCGCACTTCCACCACTTCGCCAGCCTGCCGGACGACGAGGCCAGGACCGAGGCACGGCATCTGTGGAAGACGATCAACGAGCCGAACCTGATCGAGAACATCCGACCCACCAGACCGCGCGCCACACTGGTGCTGCGCAAGGACGCCGACCACGCGATCAACCGCGTGCGACTTCGTAAGCTCTGA